In Peptostreptococcus equinus, the DNA window AGTATTAGTTTAGAAAAAACAGATGAACAAATGAAAAAAGATGGATTTAAAGAAGTGAAATAGATAAAAATGAGTCTATAGAATTTTTTCTGTAAATTAGCCTTCTATGGCTAATCTGCCGATTAGGCAATATTTAAAATTAGATAATTGATTATGGAGAGTTTGGAGAAAATCCAACTCTCCTATTTTTATAATATAGTTAATTTTTTATACGTCAATAAAAACTGAAGAATAGTCAGTTTTCAATCTAATAGTTTATGCATTCTTCGAACATAACTGATAGCTCTCGAAAAATAGAACCCCAGTTTCTAATAGGATAAGTCCATTTTTTACTTATTTTCTCAACAGAGAGAAACAACGCTTTTTCGAGAGAATACACACCATCCAAATTTTGCATAGCTTGTTGTTCACTACCTGATAAATAGATTGATTTAAGATCTGAAGCGAATTTTTTTTGTCTTTTCTTTATAAGCTCTCTTTTTCTTCCTCCCATAATAAAAGTCCTTCTATGATAATTTAATTTTACCATAGAAGGACTTACTATTTTACAGAGTTTTTTCATAGAATCCCTTATGGTTTGTCCAGTAAGGGTACATATCAAATTGAGGTATTTTTTATTCCTTATAACTTATATCATCAAATACAAAATCGTGAAGTATTTTTATAGATGATTTTTCAAATCTTACGACCCATCCATGGTTTCCATATATGCCACCTTGTGCATATTTCGGATTGTCAACTAAAGGAAATTCAAGTTGCTTAACCTCTGAAGTATCCAATCCCATTACATTTAGTCCGTATCCTAGAATATCTTTTGAAGACATATTTGTTTTTATATAAGGTGTGGCAGCTTTCAAAAGAGCAGGGTATTTTAACTTAGATGAATTTTTTACTTCCTTCATAATGCTTGATACAATCATTCTTTGTCTATTATCTCTACCAAATGCACTGTCATTATGTCTTATTCTAGCAAAAGCAAGTGCTTGATATCCATTTAATTTTTGTTCTCCAGTGTTTTCCACAAGTTTCATAGGACCTTTATCTTGATTTTTACTCCATTCATAAGTTTCAGGTATAAATTTATTCATCTCTTTCATTTCACCTTTGTTTACATTTACAGTAACGCCATCAAGTGAGTCTATTATTGCTATAAAAGAATCAAAGTTTATCAATACAAAGTCATCTATATCAATATCAAAATTATTTTCAATAGTCTTAATAAGTAATCCTTCTTTACCATATGCGTAAGCATGAGTTAATTTAGACATTCCATATCCAGGTATCTTCACAAAAGAATCTCTAGCAAATGATGTTATCTTTATATCATTATGTATAGTATCTATTGTTAGCATCATCATAGAGTCAGATCTTGAAACTTTTTCTCCTGGTCTAGCATCTGTACCCATTATTAAAATATTCTTTATACCATCTTTGTGAGTATGTGAATAGTCTTCTAGTTCACTTGTATCAATATTTTTATCGTGCATATCCCCAAACAACAATGATGTCATTGCTAAAGAGGCTAATGGTATTACTATTACTAATACAAATAAAAACACAACAAATCTTTTTAATTTGGACATTTTAGCACCGCCTTTCAAAGTAATTTTACACTTATTATATTAAATTATCCATAACTATACAAAATAAAAAAGCAGTTTTACTGCTTTTTTATAAAAATTTATTTATTTTTAGAAATTTTCATTATTTGAGTCAGAATTAAATTCATTACTAGATGAATCAAATTTAGATTGATTATTATTTTGCTCATTAGAAAATTCATCACTATCTGAAGAATTACCACCTATTGGTAAGCCGGAATTTCTATATTCTGGATCTCTTGAATATTGAGATATTTTACCTGATTCTTGCCATTCTAGTGTGGCTTTTTTGATGTCTTCTTCAGTAGGTTTTTTATCATCAAATATAAATTTATGAAGTAAATCAACTTCATATTGTTCAAATGGTATTACATATCCTGCGTGAGGAAGTCTTATTTCATTCTCTGGATGAAGTGGAAACTGCTGTGTAGTAATATGTAGATTGTCCATATCCATTACATCCATACCTAATGCCATCATTTCACCAGGAGACATATTAGTTTTTACATAAGGCTTTACAGCGTTTAAAATCTTAGGATATTTTGTAAAAGATGTTTTTTCTAGTTTTTTGACTATGGCTTCTATTACTTGTCTTTGTCTATCGTCTCTTTGCATTGTACCATCATTTTTTCTAATTCTAGAAAATGCCAAAGCTTGATATCCTTTTAAATTTTGAACTCCAGTTTTTGTGAACTTTTCAAATGGGGGTTTATTATCTTTCTTATCCCAATCGTAACATTCTTCAACAAATTTATTCAACTCATTAATTTCGCCTTCTTTAACATCTACTTCCACACCACCTAAAGCATCTATGGTATCTATAAATGAGAAAAAGTCAACTTTTGCATAATATTGAAGATCTAATTTAAAGTTATCCTCAATTGTCTGGATTGTAAGTTTTTCTTTACCATATGCATATGCATGGGTTAATTTTTCATAACCATGTCCAGGTATTTTTACATAAGTATCTCTACCTAAGGAAGTTATTTTTAGTTTTTTGTGCTTTGTATCAACTGTGAGAATCATCATTGAATCAGATCTTGATACTTCTTCACCTGGTCTAGCATCACTACCCAAGAGTAGTATATTTGTAATACTGTTGTCAAATTTATATTTATTTGTTTTTAGCATATCAAATTCATCAGTGTTGTGCATAGTTTTTAATTTAGTATATATAACCCCAGCGAATATAGTAGGGAATGCAATTACTAAAACCAATAAAAAAATCACAAGTTTCTTTAACTTGGACAAATTATCACCTTCTTTATTTTATTATAAAATTACATAGCTCTTATATTATATAAAATTTGTAATAAATAGTAAATAGTAAAATTGAAGTAATTAATAAAAAAGTTAACACAACACTTATATAAAAATTACACATTATGTTATAATATATAAGATATAAAAAGGAGGTATTGATGATTAAGTTAGTGGTAGTAGATATGGATGGAACTTTTTTAGATGATAAGAAACAAAAAAGTCCTGAATACGTAAAAGTGATAAAAGAATTAAGTAAAAAAGGAGTACAATTTTGTGTTGCCAGTGGCAGACAAATGGGTAGTATAAAAAGAGAATTTAAAGGTATAGAAGATTATGTGATTTTCATTGCAGAAAATGGTTCTGTAGTAGAGTTTGATAATGAGATAATTTTGCATCAGCCTATAGACAATAAAGTAAGACATGAAATTATAAAAAAGCTAAAAAAAGATTATAGTGATAAGAAATTAGTATACTGTACAAAAGATATGTCTTATATTGATGATTATGATGAAGAGTCAAAAAAAAATGCTCAAACTTACTTCCCAGTACATACAGTAGTTGACAATTTTGAACAAGTGGAAGATGATCCTGTAAAAATATCAATTTATTCAAGAAATGGATATGATGAGGACTGTGCAGAAATAGAAAAGATTTTTTCTGATAGAGTAAAATTATGTGCTTCTGGATTTGAATGGATTGATATTATTAGGAAAGATGCAAGCAAAGGTAATGCACTTAAATTAATACAAAAAAAATTAAATGTTAGCACAGAAGAAACAATGGCATTTGGCGATCAAATGAATGATATAGAGATGATAGAAAATGCAAAATATAGTTATGCAATGGAGAATGCTGTAGAAGCCATAAAAGAAAAAGCTAATTTTATCGCACCATCAAATAATGATTTTGGTGTAATACAAGTTCTAAAAAAGGAATTTAATATCAAGTAGGTGATTATTTGCTAAAAAAGAAGAAAAGAAGAAAATTAAATAAGAAAAAATTATTTTTAGTGATAATAGTATTTGCTATTATATTGGCATTAATATTTAAGATCTTTACTTTTGCCTTTTCTTTAATAAAGCCTGATAATAATCAAACTAAAGAAAAGGTAAAAACAGCTCAAGAAATAGAGAATGAAGAAGAAAGAAAAATCAATATTACAATTGATCCAGCCAAAGGTGGAAAGAATAAGGGGTTAGCCACTAAAGATGGCGGTATGTATGAGAAGGATATTAATCTTGAAATAGCAAAATTGATAAAAAACAATTTAGAAAAGCATTCAGATGTAAATGTCAAGTTGACTAGAGCATACGATGACGATCTTTCTCTAGAAGACAGAAAAAAGATAATTAATGAAAATAAAACAGATATTTTAATATCAGTTAGGTTAAATGGACAAAGTTCAAGTGATGAAGCTAGTGGAATAGATACGTATTATAATTCTGAAAATGTGAAATCAGAAGTTAAAAAAAATAGTAACATATCAAATGTAGAGGCTAAGAATACAAATAAAGACTTAAAAAACAGCAATAAACAAGATTCAGATTCTAAGGCAGATAGTGAATATGATGGTGATAGCACAAAAAATAAAGATGATAGAAAACCGCTATCTAAATATTTGGCAAGTTCAGTTCAAACGACTACATTGTCTTTTATAGATATGAAAGATAGAGGTGTGGTTAAGAATGATATAGATATATTATCTTATGTAAAAATGCCTGCGATTGTTATGCACTGTGGATTTATTTCTAACAAAGCTGATGCTGAAAAACTTGAAAATAATAAGCATAGAAGTGATATAGCAAATGGTATAAGTGAGGGAACTCTTTTATTTATAGATAATTATAGAGGTGAAATATTTAAGGATAGAATAAACTATAGGTAACAAAGAATATTATAATAATTTGAAAATGAAAAAAATTTCAAAAAACTTCAAAAAATATGGTTATTTTTTGGAAAATAGAGTAAAATAGTAAATATAATATAAATTGTAATGAAAGAGGGACCTTAATAGACCATATAGGGACAAAAACTCTTTTATGATTGTATATGGAGGAAAATTATGGAAAAGAAAGTAACAATAATCAATGAAACAGGGCTACATGCTAGACCAGCTAGTATGTTTGTACAGCAGGCAAATAAATTTAAGTCTTCTGTAGAACTTATTCATAATGGAGAAAAAGTAAATGCGAAATCTATCATGGGTATAATGAAATTAGGTTTAGCGAAGGGAACTGAGGTAACTATAGAAACACATGGTGAAGATGAAGAGCTAGCACTTAATTCTATAGTAGAATTAGTTGAGAGTGGATTTGGCGAAAAATAGCTATCAAAAAGTTAGGAGGCTTATCCTCTTAACTTTTTTTGTATATATTATTTATGATTTTTATCGGACTGTGGAGGAATTCATATGGAATTAAAGGGAATAGGAGCTTCACCTGGTATTGCTATAGGTAAGGCTTTAGTAATAAAAAATGAAGAAATAAAAATTGATAAGAAAACAAATGTAGATATTCAGGCAGAGATAAAAAAGCTTAGAGATGCAATTGTATTATCTAAAAGAGAATTAGAACAGATAAAAAATAAAGTGGCTCATGAAGTAGGTGAAGAAGAAGCTGAAATATTTGGAGCACATCTTTTAGTATTAGAAGATCCTGAGTTAATAGGTGAGACTGAAAATAAGATAAAAAACGAAACTGTAAATGCTGATTTTGCTCTAAATGAAACAAAAGAAATGTTTGTTAGTATATTCGAATCAATGGATAATGAATATATGAGAGAAAGAGCAACAGATATTAAGGATGTAACTAATAGAGTCATAAGACATATATTAGGTATAAAAGTGGTTGATTTATCTTCATTAGATGAAGAGGTGATTTTGGTAGCCCATGATTTAACACCATCTGATACGGCTTCAATGGATAAAGAAAAAGTGCAAGGTTTTTTAACTGATATTGGTGGAAGAACATCTCATACAGCTATAATGTCTAGAACCTTAGAAATACCAGCAATAGTAGGTATAGATAATGCTACTACTAGTATTAAGGATGGAGATATACTAGTATTTGATGGAGATAATGGAGTGCTAATAGTGAATCCTGAAAAATCTATTATCAATGAATACAAAGAAAAGAAAAAAGTTTTTGAAGCAGATAAGCTTGAGTTGGAAAAATTAATAGGCCAAGAATCACTTACAGCTGATGGTAGAAAAGTTGAGTTGGCTGGAAATATTGGAACACCGAATGACTTAGAAGGTCTTATTAATAATGATGCAGAAGGTGTAGGTCTTTATAGAACTGAATTTTTATACATGGATAGTGATAAATTCCCTGATGAAGAAACACAATATCAGGCATATAAAAAAGTTTTAGAAGGAATGAAGGATAAGCCAGTAGTAATTAGAACACTTGATATAGGTGGAGATAAAAAGCTAAGCTATTTTCATATGGATGAAGAAATGAATCCGTTTTTAGGATATAGAGCTATTAGACTTTGCTTAGACAAAACTGAAATTTTCAAGACTCAACTAAGAGCTTTATTTAGGGCTTCTGTGCATGGAAAGTTGAGAATAATGTTCCCGATGATATCTTCTTTAGAGGAATTATTAAAAGCTAAGGATATTTGTGAAGAAGTAAAGGAAGAATTGAGTTCAGAATCTATTTTATATTCTAAAGATGTTGAAATTGGTATGATGATAGAAGTTCCATCTGCAGCAATTATATCTGATATACTTGCAAAGCATGTAGATTTCTTTTCAATAGGAACAAATGATTTAGTACAATACACATGTGCAGTTGATAGAATGAACCAAAAAATTTCTTATTTATACAACCAATTTAATCCTGCTGTATTAAGACTTATAAATCTAGTAATTAATAATGCACACCAAGAGGGAAAGTGGGTAGGTATGTGTGGAGAATCAGCTGGAGATGAGAAAATGATACCAATTTTATTAGGGTTTGGTCTTGATGAATTCTCAATGTCTCCAATATCAATTTTAAGAGCTAGAAGATTAATAAAGTCTTTAAACGAAGAAGATATGATAGAATTGGCAGAAGAAGTGCTGGATTTAGAAAGTGCTGAAGAAGTAGAAAAATATATGGATGATTTCATTGCTAGTAGAAAATAATATAAGCATATATAATATATTAAGGGGCCGTTTTACGGTCCTTTTATTATTTCACATTATCATATTTTTAATATTTCAATGAATTTAGATATTTAAAAAGGATTAGTATAGCATAATAAAAAGAAATAGTATATTACAAATAAAAAATATACTTGAAAGTCTAGACTTATATAATTAATTGTGCTAATATATATTTAAGGAAATTGATTTCCCAAAAATATGGAGGTAATAGTTATGTTAGGTAATGTTGTTAGATATAATTTTTTTGCGATAGAAAATGTAGATAAAGAAACTTATTCTTTGGATCATGCAGTTGTTATTGATGTAAATGAAGAAGATGGTCAAGTAAAAATATTGCCGATTACCAATACTTTTTGCAAAGACTCCATAGAATCATTTTGCTTAGGTAAGATTGAAGGATTTGTTGAAATAAGAAATGAAGGTTTTAAAGAATTAGATCAATATGTTCGTTTTGATAAGGTCATGCTTGTAAATAAGGATGAAATAAGCTCATTAAAGGCTCAAGATGAATATGGTAATATAAATCAAGATTATATTGACTTATATGTTAATTCTGATCAGCTTACAAAGATACTGGATAAGTATAAGGAATATACTGATGGAGAGATTAGAAATGTTGTAAATCTTTTATTAAAATCAGAACCAAAATATAAATTAAATATGCAAGCTTCATCGTTAGCAACTGATATGGATGTATATTTAAAGAAAATGGATAAATATAGAGAATACAATTATAATAATCAGAAGATAATAGTATTTTACGTAGAAGGACAAAGATATTCCTTAGTAATGGATGCTACTGATAACACGGATATAAAATCAAGAAATGAAGAGCTAAAGTTGGCTCTTGTAAGTTAGCTTTTACGTTTTGTTTACAAAACACTACCATAATCACTATAAAAATAAGCAGGGTAAAACCTGCTTATTTTTATTTTATATTACATTTTAATTTAATGTATATTAGTAAAAGAATAGATTTATTAAAATTAAATCAAAAAATAAGTAAAGAGTAAAAAGCTACGGAATTTATCCGTAGCTTAAATTTATTATTTACTATATGCATTCATAAAGGCTTCTATAAATATTTGTTTTGCCTCACTTCTTTCACTTGATTGTATTGGTGAGTCATTTTCAAATCCGTCAAATAGTTCTGAAGCTTTAGCTCTAGCTTCTGCTTTTGATCCACCTGCATTTTTAAATTGTTCACCTTCTCTAGCTCCAGCACTAGCTATATCATTTTTTAAGCTGGTATTTAGACTACTTACAAAAGGTATGACTGTACTGCCACTTTCCTTAGCAGTAGCTTGGTTTTTCTTTGATTCGATATCAGTAGATCTTTCTTTTTTGCTAGTAGAAGATTCCTTATCTGAATTTGATTTGTTACTAGAGTCATTTTTGTTGTTTGACTCATTGTTTTTGTCTTCTTTTGTTGTATCTTCAGTATCGGTAGAGTTTTTACCTCTTACCTTTTCTATATCCTGTCTAATTTGATCCATCTGTTTTTTGAACTCTTTAAATTTAACGTTATATTCGCTTACGTTCTTTTCGTATGAATTTTTATCCTTTATAACTGTATCAGCCATCTTTGATGATAAATCATACATGTCGCTAAGATTTTGTTTCGCATCTGCAAGTGGTTTGTATGTTACCTTTGCATCTTTTACCAATCCTGCATTAGTAGTAATTGATTCTTTAGCACTTGCTAAATCACTTTCAAGATTTGAGTTTTTATTTACATCTGAAATAGTCTTTAAGTTAGATTTTAAATCATTATAGTATGATAAAGTCTGTTTGTATTCAACAATAATTTTGTCCACATTATCCTTATTAATATCAGTTATATACTCAGTTTTACTTGTAGTTGTAGTGTTGTTAGTAGTATCTTTTTTTTGGCTAGTACAAGCAGCTGTAGATAGTGCTAAACTAGTTGCTAAGATACCTAACATTGATTTTTTCAATATATTCAATATCTTCACCTCCATGTTAATATATATGCACATTATAACACAAATGTAAAAAAATAAAAATATAAACTTTATTTATTATACTTGACAGGAGTATGATATAATATAGAATGGTATAATTTTATTTATAAAAAATGCAATAGACTTGGAGGGTAATATATGAAATTAATACATAAATATCAAATGAATGGTTTTAACATAGTAATGGATGTAAATGGTGGAGCTGTTCATCTTGTTGATGATATATCATATAGAATATTAGATTTTTATGAAGAAAAAACTTTAACTAAGATAATTGAGCTATTAGCTAATGAATATGAAAAGGATAAAGTTATAGATGCTTATAATGAATTAAAGGAACTTGAAAATGAAGGATTACTTTTCAGCATAGATGAGTATAAAGACCATCCAAGTTTTGTGAATAGACAGCCAGTTGTAAAAGCTTTATGTCTAAATGTGGCACATGACTGTAATTTGAAATGTAAGTATTGTTTTGCAAAGCAGGGAGATTTCGGTGGAAGAGCAGAACTAATGCCACTTGATATAGGTAAGAAAGCCATTGATTTTCTAATAGAAAGAAGTGGGAATAGAAGAAATCTTGAAGTAGACTTTTTTGGTGGTGAACCGCTTATGAATTGGGAAGTTGTAAAAGAATTAGTGAAGTATGGTAGGGAAAAAGAAAAACCTGCTGGAAAAAACATTAGATTTACAATCACTACAAATGGGGTTCTTTTAGATGATGAAAAGATAAACTTTATAAATGAAAATATGCATAATGCTGTATTATCTTTAGATGGTAGAAAAGATGTACACGATGGAATGAGGCCAACAGTAAATGATAAGGGAAGCTATGATATAGTAGTACCGAAGTTTCGAAAATTAGTGTCTCAAAGACCTAAGGACAAATATTATTATGTAAGAGGTACATTTACAAGAGATAATCTTGATTTTTCGAAGGATGTAAATCATTTTTATGACTTAGGATTTGAACTTACTTCTATAGAGCCAGTAGTTGACGATGAATCAAACCCCTTTGCTCTTAGAGATTCGGATTTACCAATGATTTTTAAAGAATATGAGGATTATGCTATTGAA includes these proteins:
- a CDS encoding LCP family protein, with translation MSKLKRFVVFLFVLVIVIPLASLAMTSLLFGDMHDKNIDTSELEDYSHTHKDGIKNILIMGTDARPGEKVSRSDSMMMLTIDTIHNDIKITSFARDSFVKIPGYGMSKLTHAYAYGKEGLLIKTIENNFDIDIDDFVLINFDSFIAIIDSLDGVTVNVNKGEMKEMNKFIPETYEWSKNQDKGPMKLVENTGEQKLNGYQALAFARIRHNDSAFGRDNRQRMIVSSIMKEVKNSSKLKYPALLKAATPYIKTNMSSKDILGYGLNVMGLDTSEVKQLEFPLVDNPKYAQGGIYGNHGWVVRFEKSSIKILHDFVFDDISYKE
- a CDS encoding LCP family protein, with translation MIFLLVLVIAFPTIFAGVIYTKLKTMHNTDEFDMLKTNKYKFDNSITNILLLGSDARPGEEVSRSDSMMILTVDTKHKKLKITSLGRDTYVKIPGHGYEKLTHAYAYGKEKLTIQTIEDNFKLDLQYYAKVDFFSFIDTIDALGGVEVDVKEGEINELNKFVEECYDWDKKDNKPPFEKFTKTGVQNLKGYQALAFSRIRKNDGTMQRDDRQRQVIEAIVKKLEKTSFTKYPKILNAVKPYVKTNMSPGEMMALGMDVMDMDNLHITTQQFPLHPENEIRLPHAGYVIPFEQYEVDLLHKFIFDDKKPTEEDIKKATLEWQESGKISQYSRDPEYRNSGLPIGGNSSDSDEFSNEQNNNQSKFDSSSNEFNSDSNNENF
- a CDS encoding HAD family hydrolase; the encoded protein is MIKLVVVDMDGTFLDDKKQKSPEYVKVIKELSKKGVQFCVASGRQMGSIKREFKGIEDYVIFIAENGSVVEFDNEIILHQPIDNKVRHEIIKKLKKDYSDKKLVYCTKDMSYIDDYDEESKKNAQTYFPVHTVVDNFEQVEDDPVKISIYSRNGYDEDCAEIEKIFSDRVKLCASGFEWIDIIRKDASKGNALKLIQKKLNVSTEETMAFGDQMNDIEMIENAKYSYAMENAVEAIKEKANFIAPSNNDFGVIQVLKKEFNIK
- a CDS encoding N-acetylmuramoyl-L-alanine amidase family protein, with the translated sequence MLKKKKRRKLNKKKLFLVIIVFAIILALIFKIFTFAFSLIKPDNNQTKEKVKTAQEIENEEERKINITIDPAKGGKNKGLATKDGGMYEKDINLEIAKLIKNNLEKHSDVNVKLTRAYDDDLSLEDRKKIINENKTDILISVRLNGQSSSDEASGIDTYYNSENVKSEVKKNSNISNVEAKNTNKDLKNSNKQDSDSKADSEYDGDSTKNKDDRKPLSKYLASSVQTTTLSFIDMKDRGVVKNDIDILSYVKMPAIVMHCGFISNKADAEKLENNKHRSDIANGISEGTLLFIDNYRGEIFKDRINYR
- a CDS encoding HPr family phosphocarrier protein, with product MEKKVTIINETGLHARPASMFVQQANKFKSSVELIHNGEKVNAKSIMGIMKLGLAKGTEVTIETHGEDEELALNSIVELVESGFGEK
- the ptsP gene encoding phosphoenolpyruvate--protein phosphotransferase, whose translation is MELKGIGASPGIAIGKALVIKNEEIKIDKKTNVDIQAEIKKLRDAIVLSKRELEQIKNKVAHEVGEEEAEIFGAHLLVLEDPELIGETENKIKNETVNADFALNETKEMFVSIFESMDNEYMRERATDIKDVTNRVIRHILGIKVVDLSSLDEEVILVAHDLTPSDTASMDKEKVQGFLTDIGGRTSHTAIMSRTLEIPAIVGIDNATTSIKDGDILVFDGDNGVLIVNPEKSIINEYKEKKKVFEADKLELEKLIGQESLTADGRKVELAGNIGTPNDLEGLINNDAEGVGLYRTEFLYMDSDKFPDEETQYQAYKKVLEGMKDKPVVIRTLDIGGDKKLSYFHMDEEMNPFLGYRAIRLCLDKTEIFKTQLRALFRASVHGKLRIMFPMISSLEELLKAKDICEEVKEELSSESILYSKDVEIGMMIEVPSAAIISDILAKHVDFFSIGTNDLVQYTCAVDRMNQKISYLYNQFNPAVLRLINLVINNAHQEGKWVGMCGESAGDEKMIPILLGFGLDEFSMSPISILRARRLIKSLNEEDMIELAEEVLDLESAEEVEKYMDDFIASRK
- the scfB gene encoding thioether cross-link-forming SCIFF peptide maturase encodes the protein MKLIHKYQMNGFNIVMDVNGGAVHLVDDISYRILDFYEEKTLTKIIELLANEYEKDKVIDAYNELKELENEGLLFSIDEYKDHPSFVNRQPVVKALCLNVAHDCNLKCKYCFAKQGDFGGRAELMPLDIGKKAIDFLIERSGNRRNLEVDFFGGEPLMNWEVVKELVKYGREKEKPAGKNIRFTITTNGVLLDDEKINFINENMHNAVLSLDGRKDVHDGMRPTVNDKGSYDIVVPKFRKLVSQRPKDKYYYVRGTFTRDNLDFSKDVNHFYDLGFELTSIEPVVDDESNPFALRDSDLPMIFKEYEDYAIELAERQLKGEKNKFFHFTIDLNQGPCVIKRITGCGAGNEYVSITPNGDIYPCHQFVGKDEYILGNLNDEEIEIPEEIKSMFREAHVYNKEACQKCWNKFYCSGGCHANAINFNGDIKQPYDLGCQMQKKRTECAIMIQAKLMTQGQ